One part of the Halobacteria archaeon AArc-dxtr1 genome encodes these proteins:
- a CDS encoding FAD synthase, which produces MTRTVVAQGTFDILHPGHVHYLEQAASMGDRLVVIVARRTNVEHKAAPICPASQRREVVEALAVVDEAILGHEEDIFEPIERIQPDVIALGHDQHHDDAAIEAELNRRGIDCAVERAEPREPRSDEELLSTRLIVDRILEQRE; this is translated from the coding sequence ATGACACGAACCGTCGTCGCCCAGGGGACGTTCGACATCCTCCATCCCGGCCACGTCCACTACCTGGAACAGGCCGCCTCGATGGGCGACCGCCTCGTGGTCATCGTCGCCCGCAGAACCAACGTCGAGCACAAGGCGGCGCCGATCTGTCCGGCCAGTCAGCGCCGCGAGGTCGTCGAGGCCCTCGCCGTCGTCGACGAGGCGATTCTGGGCCACGAGGAAGACATTTTCGAGCCGATCGAGCGGATTCAACCGGACGTCATCGCGCTCGGCCACGATCAACACCACGACGATGCGGCGATCGAAGCGGAACTCAACCGACGAGGGATCGACTGCGCCGTCGAGCGGGCCGAGCCCCGCGAGCCCCGATCCGACGAGGAACTCCTCTCGACGCGGTTGATCGTCGATCGCATTCTCGAGCAACGAGAGTAA
- a CDS encoding cell surface protein — protein MPTTRTRRAFLGGAAGAGALALAGCVSDLSGDDDAYEIWALDQGMDNIHIYEPNGDDEFENVETLDLNDLEGVPDSGVVPHMIDYSSDYEYAAIACTAGARTLVFRTEDHELVGNIETGAGSHMAAFSPDDDYIHVDVIGEGEIARVEADLDDEEFEQVDSIDVLEDETVQDAGIEAGSPICHQWDGNGRTLHTLGPSYHDGALVIVDHDEFTVDRAYSGDELPTNCGTMPHPDEDKFYLTAGLPTPTDDGEPTGEDGVGAYYVYDTDADEVVVDGESTEGIDAHGFWFTPDGEELWVLNRETNDGVIVDPETDEVIEEIDAYGENQSDENADRDAPDIMWASPDGEYMFVSLRGPEPVSGDPHAATGVTPGFSVLDIESREIVATIEPDPIDDYDADEIEDEDVSSPDFHGIGVCVVGDYESEIPNSPPF, from the coding sequence ATGCCAACAACACGAACGCGACGCGCGTTTCTCGGCGGGGCTGCCGGTGCCGGTGCCCTCGCACTTGCAGGCTGCGTATCGGATCTGAGCGGTGACGACGACGCCTACGAAATCTGGGCACTCGACCAGGGGATGGACAACATCCACATCTACGAGCCCAATGGTGACGACGAGTTCGAGAACGTCGAGACGCTCGATCTCAACGACCTCGAGGGCGTCCCAGACTCGGGCGTCGTCCCGCACATGATCGACTACAGCTCGGACTACGAGTACGCCGCCATCGCCTGTACGGCTGGCGCGCGCACGCTCGTCTTCCGCACCGAAGACCACGAGCTCGTCGGCAACATCGAGACCGGCGCGGGCTCGCACATGGCTGCCTTCTCCCCCGATGACGACTACATCCACGTCGACGTCATCGGCGAGGGCGAGATCGCCCGCGTCGAGGCCGACCTGGACGACGAGGAGTTCGAGCAGGTCGACTCGATCGACGTGCTCGAGGACGAGACGGTTCAGGACGCCGGCATCGAGGCCGGCTCCCCGATCTGCCACCAGTGGGACGGCAACGGCCGCACGCTGCACACGCTCGGCCCGAGCTACCACGACGGCGCGCTCGTCATCGTCGACCACGACGAGTTCACGGTCGACCGCGCCTACTCCGGCGACGAGCTGCCGACCAACTGTGGCACGATGCCCCACCCCGACGAGGACAAGTTCTACCTGACCGCCGGTCTCCCGACGCCGACCGACGACGGCGAGCCAACCGGTGAGGATGGTGTCGGTGCCTACTACGTCTACGACACCGACGCAGACGAGGTCGTCGTCGACGGCGAAAGCACCGAAGGCATCGACGCACACGGCTTCTGGTTCACCCCCGACGGTGAGGAGCTGTGGGTGCTCAACCGCGAGACGAACGATGGCGTGATCGTCGACCCCGAGACGGACGAGGTCATCGAGGAGATCGACGCCTACGGTGAGAACCAGTCCGACGAGAACGCCGACCGTGACGCGCCCGACATCATGTGGGCCTCGCCGGACGGCGAGTACATGTTCGTGAGCCTCCGTGGCCCCGAACCGGTCTCGGGCGACCCCCACGCCGCGACCGGCGTGACGCCCGGCTTCTCGGTGCTCGACATCGAGAGCCGTGAGATCGTCGCGACGATCGAGCCCGACCCGATCGACGACTACGACGCCGACGAGATCGAGGACGAAGACGTATCGTCGCCTGACTTCCACGGAATCGGCGTCTGCGTCGTCGGCGACTACGAGAGCGAGATTCCGAACTCGCCGCCGTTCTAA
- a CDS encoding NAD(P)H-dependent oxidoreductase, translated as MSPSTTHVVGLCGSLREESYTRIALSRTLAAAADAGATTDLVDLRALELPVYDADVDVEDAGDATELTQRVREADAIILGSPVYHGSYASPLKTALDYCGFDEFAGKTVGLLAVAGGSFPITAAEHMRSVCRSLNAWVIPHEAAVPRSSEAFEDGSFVDESLEDRVATLGIRAVQYARIDPDPETFESEQNVGADD; from the coding sequence ATGAGCCCCAGCACGACGCACGTCGTTGGTCTCTGTGGTAGCTTACGCGAGGAGAGTTACACCCGGATAGCACTCTCTCGGACGCTTGCGGCCGCAGCCGACGCCGGCGCGACGACCGACCTCGTCGATCTCCGAGCGCTCGAGTTGCCGGTGTACGACGCCGACGTCGATGTCGAGGACGCCGGCGACGCCACAGAGTTGACCCAGCGCGTCCGCGAAGCCGACGCGATCATCCTGGGATCGCCGGTCTATCACGGCTCCTACGCCTCGCCGCTGAAGACCGCCCTCGACTACTGCGGATTCGACGAGTTCGCCGGCAAGACGGTCGGCCTGCTTGCGGTTGCGGGCGGCTCGTTTCCCATCACCGCCGCCGAGCACATGCGATCGGTCTGTCGATCGCTGAACGCCTGGGTGATTCCTCACGAGGCCGCAGTCCCACGGTCGAGCGAGGCGTTCGAGGACGGCTCGTTCGTCGACGAGTCGCTCGAGGATCGCGTGGCGACGCTTGGCATCCGGGCGGTGCAGTACGCCCGCATCGATCCAGATCCCGAGACATTCGAGAGCGAGCAGAACGTTGGTGCCGACGACTAG
- the ilvD gene encoding dihydroxy-acid dehydratase, with the protein MSSDPFDHGKDDRLQSRDVTEGAEKAPHRAMFRAMGFDDEDFGAPMIGVPNPAADITPCNVHLDDVADAAIEGVDETGGMPIEFGTITISDAISMGTEGMKASLISREVIADSVELVSFGERMDGLVTVAGCDKNLPGMLMASIRTDLPSVFLYGGSIMPGQHDGRDVTIVQVFEGVGTYATGEMDADELDELERNACPGAGSCGGMFTANTMASISEALGMAPLGSASAPAEDDERYAVAHRAGELAVEVVEEDRRPSDILSRKSFENAIALQTAIGGSTNGVLHLLALAREAGVDLEIGDFDEISQRTPKIADMQPGGDSVMNDLHELGGVPVVIRRLLEADLFHGDAMTVTGRTIEEELAELEAAGDLPGDDEIEADFLYPVNDPKEEEGAIRILTGNLAPDGAVLKVTAEDDDIVHEGPVRVFEEEENAMAYVQSGEVDTGDVLVVRGEGPRGGPGMREMLGVTSAVAGQGHAEDVALITDGRFSGGSRGLVIGHVAPEAFVGGTIGLLEDGDEIRIDVDARTLEVDLSEDELAERQEAWEQPEPNYDGGVLAKYCRDFDSASNGAVTNPGLTRD; encoded by the coding sequence ATGAGCAGCGACCCGTTCGACCACGGCAAGGACGACCGACTGCAGAGCCGGGACGTGACCGAGGGCGCCGAGAAGGCGCCCCACCGGGCGATGTTCCGTGCGATGGGCTTCGACGACGAGGACTTCGGCGCGCCGATGATCGGCGTGCCAAACCCCGCCGCCGACATCACGCCCTGTAACGTCCACTTAGACGACGTCGCCGATGCGGCGATCGAGGGCGTCGACGAGACCGGGGGTATGCCGATCGAGTTCGGGACGATCACCATCTCCGACGCGATTTCCATGGGGACGGAGGGAATGAAGGCGTCGCTGATCTCCCGCGAAGTGATCGCCGACAGTGTCGAACTCGTCAGCTTCGGCGAGCGCATGGACGGCCTCGTCACCGTCGCGGGCTGCGACAAGAACCTTCCCGGAATGTTGATGGCTTCGATCCGCACCGATCTCCCCTCCGTCTTCCTCTATGGCGGCTCGATCATGCCCGGCCAGCACGACGGCCGGGACGTCACCATCGTCCAGGTCTTCGAGGGTGTCGGCACCTACGCGACCGGCGAGATGGACGCCGACGAACTCGACGAGCTCGAACGAAACGCCTGCCCCGGCGCGGGCTCCTGTGGCGGCATGTTCACCGCGAACACGATGGCCTCGATCTCCGAGGCCCTCGGGATGGCGCCGCTTGGCAGCGCCTCCGCGCCGGCCGAGGACGACGAGCGCTACGCGGTCGCCCACCGCGCCGGCGAGCTCGCCGTCGAGGTCGTCGAGGAGGATCGTCGCCCCTCCGACATCCTCTCGCGAAAGTCCTTCGAGAACGCGATCGCCCTCCAAACCGCTATCGGCGGCTCGACCAACGGCGTCCTCCACCTGCTTGCCCTCGCCCGCGAGGCCGGCGTCGATCTCGAGATCGGTGACTTCGACGAAATCTCCCAGCGGACGCCGAAGATCGCGGACATGCAACCCGGCGGCGACAGCGTGATGAACGACCTCCACGAGTTAGGCGGCGTTCCGGTCGTCATCCGCCGCCTGCTCGAGGCCGACCTCTTCCACGGCGACGCGATGACTGTGACGGGGCGGACGATCGAGGAGGAGTTGGCCGAACTCGAGGCAGCAGGGGACCTCCCGGGAGACGACGAAATCGAGGCCGACTTCCTCTATCCGGTCAACGACCCCAAGGAGGAGGAGGGCGCGATCCGCATTCTGACGGGCAACCTCGCGCCCGACGGCGCGGTCCTCAAGGTGACCGCCGAGGACGACGACATCGTCCACGAGGGTCCCGTCCGCGTCTTCGAGGAGGAAGAAAACGCCATGGCCTACGTCCAGAGCGGGGAGGTCGACACCGGCGACGTCCTCGTCGTCCGCGGTGAGGGGCCCCGAGGCGGCCCCGGAATGCGTGAGATGCTCGGCGTCACGAGCGCGGTCGCCGGGCAGGGCCACGCCGAGGACGTCGCCCTGATCACCGACGGCCGGTTCTCGGGTGGCTCGCGCGGGCTCGTGATCGGCCACGTCGCCCCCGAAGCCTTCGTCGGCGGCACCATCGGTCTGCTCGAGGACGGCGACGAGATCCGGATCGACGTCGACGCGCGCACCCTCGAAGTCGACCTGAGCGAGGACGAACTGGCCGAGCGCCAGGAGGCGTGGGAGCAACCCGAGCCGAACTACGACGGCGGCGTGCTGGCGAAGTACTGTCGCGACTTCGATTCGGCGTCGAACGGGGCCGTGACCAATCCTGGCCTCACGCGCGACTGA
- a CDS encoding site-specific DNA-methyltransferase, producing METTHHVHVGDSRTLSAVDDDSIELVVTSPPYPMIEMWDDLFSTLDPAVGDALDAEEGSLAFEAMHAQLDRVWDELERVLVDGGIACINVADATRTLDGSFRVYPNHARIIEAFEDRGFDPLPDILWRKPANSAAKFMGSGMIPPNAYVTLEHEYLLVFRKGGDRRRFEPGATRRYESAYFWEERNRWFSDVWTEVRGELQSLESVDEELRDRSGAYPLEIPYRLICMYSAYGDTVLDPFWGTGTTTLAAMCAGRNSVGYELEEGLLEHFADRLSAVDRLAREIGRARLERHREFAAERETAGESLPYDADHYDIPVMTKMETEIRLRAIEAVAETADGYRVEHAPLSF from the coding sequence ATGGAGACGACCCACCACGTCCACGTCGGGGACTCCCGGACGCTTTCTGCCGTCGACGACGACTCGATCGAGCTCGTCGTCACGTCGCCACCGTACCCGATGATCGAGATGTGGGACGACCTCTTTTCGACGCTCGACCCAGCCGTCGGGGACGCGCTCGACGCCGAGGAGGGATCGCTCGCGTTCGAAGCGATGCACGCCCAGCTCGATCGCGTCTGGGACGAACTCGAGCGCGTCCTCGTCGACGGCGGTATCGCCTGTATCAACGTCGCGGACGCGACCCGGACGCTCGATGGGAGCTTTCGCGTCTATCCGAACCACGCCCGGATCATCGAAGCGTTCGAGGACCGAGGATTCGATCCGCTTCCGGACATCCTCTGGCGCAAGCCGGCCAACAGCGCCGCGAAGTTCATGGGTAGCGGGATGATCCCGCCGAACGCGTACGTCACGCTCGAACACGAGTATCTGCTCGTCTTCCGGAAGGGCGGCGATCGGCGCCGGTTCGAGCCCGGTGCCACTCGCCGCTACGAATCCGCCTACTTCTGGGAAGAGCGAAATCGATGGTTCTCCGACGTCTGGACTGAAGTCAGGGGCGAACTGCAGTCGTTAGAATCCGTCGACGAGGAGCTTCGCGATCGGTCGGGAGCGTATCCACTCGAGATACCCTACCGGCTGATCTGTATGTACTCTGCCTACGGCGACACCGTTCTCGACCCTTTCTGGGGAACCGGAACGACGACGCTCGCGGCGATGTGCGCCGGGCGAAACTCGGTCGGCTACGAACTTGAGGAGGGACTCTTAGAGCACTTTGCGGATCGACTCTCGGCGGTCGATAGGCTCGCGCGCGAGATCGGACGGGCACGCCTCGAACGCCACCGGGAGTTCGCCGCCGAACGGGAGACGGCCGGCGAGTCGCTTCCCTACGACGCAGACCACTATGACATCCCGGTGATGACGAAGATGGAGACAGAGATTCGGTTGCGAGCCATCGAGGCCGTAGCCGAGACTGCAGACGGATACCGGGTCGAACACGCTCCGCTCTCGTTCTGA
- a CDS encoding OB-fold nucleic acid binding domain-containing protein, which yields MTAESAGDSGADDGGSVVYDLAPDCTADDVEPDTPYLAEINGVVEYGVFVDLSDSVSGLVHESVLEGTYGVGDELVVTLEDVRDNGDLAFEPADIDPETVEAVAHDYTLTGTDRLSATVGEQIHLEGVVVQVKQTGGPTIFHVADEQGVVPCAAFEEAGVRAYPSVEVGNVVRVTGTPERREGAVQIEVDGLSALDGDDERDARERLETALSERARPNEIEPLIDWPAFEKLHDDLEEVATLLRRAVLEGRPIRVRHHADGDGMCAAVPVQIALERFIAEVHADADAPRHLIKRLPAKAPFYEMEDATRDLNFALEDRERHGQQLPLLLMLDNGSTAEDVPAYETLAHYDIPIVAIDHHHPDPEAVGGLLDAHVNPYLHDEDYRITTGMCCVELARMIDPTLTNELRHVPAVAGLADRSKADAMTDYLTLAAEEGYDEARLKDVSEALDYAAYWLRYDAGDRLIRDLLNVDCEDEDRHRELVSFFASRAREEVDEQLEAATPHVEHETLENGAHLYRIDVENYAHRFTYPAPGKTTGEIHDRKIEETGDPVITVGYGPDFAVLRSDGVRLDIPDMVSELQAELPEAGVSGGGHLVVGSIKFLTGNREAVVDALVEKMADAAIDEELSTAAPIDD from the coding sequence ATGACAGCAGAGTCCGCCGGGGATTCCGGCGCAGACGACGGAGGTTCCGTCGTGTACGATCTCGCTCCCGACTGTACCGCCGATGACGTCGAGCCTGACACTCCCTATCTCGCCGAAATTAACGGTGTCGTCGAATACGGTGTCTTCGTCGATCTCTCCGACTCCGTCTCCGGTCTCGTTCACGAATCGGTTCTCGAGGGCACGTACGGCGTCGGCGACGAACTCGTCGTCACGCTCGAGGACGTCCGCGACAACGGCGATCTCGCCTTCGAGCCCGCCGACATCGACCCCGAGACCGTCGAGGCCGTCGCCCACGATTACACGCTGACCGGAACCGACCGCCTCTCGGCGACCGTCGGCGAGCAGATCCACCTCGAAGGCGTCGTCGTCCAGGTCAAACAGACCGGCGGCCCGACGATCTTCCACGTAGCCGACGAGCAGGGTGTCGTCCCCTGTGCGGCCTTCGAGGAGGCCGGTGTCCGTGCCTACCCCTCCGTCGAGGTTGGCAACGTCGTCCGCGTCACCGGGACGCCCGAGCGCCGCGAGGGAGCAGTCCAGATCGAAGTCGACGGACTGTCCGCACTCGACGGCGACGACGAACGCGACGCCCGCGAGCGCCTCGAGACCGCACTCTCGGAGCGCGCCCGTCCAAACGAAATCGAGCCGCTGATCGACTGGCCGGCCTTCGAGAAGCTCCATGATGATCTAGAGGAGGTTGCCACGCTCCTCCGGCGGGCCGTCCTCGAGGGACGCCCCATCCGGGTACGTCACCACGCAGACGGTGACGGTATGTGTGCGGCCGTCCCGGTCCAGATCGCCCTAGAGCGGTTCATCGCCGAGGTCCACGCGGACGCGGATGCGCCGCGACACCTCATCAAGCGTCTGCCCGCAAAGGCCCCCTTCTACGAGATGGAAGACGCCACGCGAGACCTGAACTTCGCGCTCGAAGACCGCGAGCGCCACGGCCAGCAGCTCCCGCTCCTGTTGATGCTCGACAACGGCTCGACGGCCGAGGACGTTCCGGCCTACGAGACGCTGGCTCACTACGACATCCCGATCGTCGCCATCGATCACCACCACCCCGACCCCGAGGCCGTCGGTGGCCTCTTGGACGCTCACGTCAACCCCTACCTCCACGACGAGGACTACCGGATCACGACCGGGATGTGCTGTGTCGAACTCGCGCGGATGATCGATCCGACGCTGACGAACGAGCTTCGCCACGTCCCTGCTGTCGCTGGCCTCGCGGACCGCTCGAAGGCCGATGCGATGACTGACTACCTCACACTCGCCGCCGAGGAGGGGTACGACGAAGCGCGCCTCAAAGACGTGAGCGAGGCGCTCGACTACGCGGCCTACTGGCTGCGCTACGACGCCGGCGACCGCCTGATTCGTGATCTCCTCAACGTCGACTGCGAGGACGAGGACCGACACCGAGAACTCGTCTCCTTCTTCGCCTCCCGCGCTCGAGAGGAGGTCGACGAGCAACTCGAGGCGGCAACGCCCCACGTCGAACACGAGACGCTCGAAAACGGTGCGCATCTCTACCGCATCGACGTCGAGAACTACGCCCACCGCTTTACGTATCCCGCCCCCGGAAAGACGACGGGCGAGATCCACGACCGCAAGATCGAAGAGACGGGCGATCCAGTAATCACGGTCGGCTACGGCCCTGACTTCGCCGTCCTTCGAAGCGACGGCGTCCGGCTCGACATTCCCGACATGGTCTCGGAACTGCAGGCCGAACTCCCGGAGGCGGGCGTCTCCGGGGGCGGCCACCTCGTCGTCGGCTCGATCAAGTTCCTGACGGGTAACCGCGAGGCGGTCGTCGACGCCTTAGTCGAGAAGATGGCCGACGCGGCTATCGACGAAGAGCTGTCGACGGCAGCGCCGATCGACGACTGA
- a CDS encoding Mov34/MPN/PAD-1 family protein, producing MGLFDALFRSSEILGIAEETLEFALESSEATHPNEYMGFLRGTEASRLGLETDGLVITDVLVVPGTEANSVSATVRTSQIPNDVKALGSIHSHPNGVISPSSADLETFGRGSVHIIIGAPYRRGDWQAFDSQGQPTQLNVIDVSLPDTDEFFDFTQADIDEDLR from the coding sequence ATGGGGCTGTTTGACGCGTTGTTTCGCTCGAGTGAGATTCTCGGTATCGCCGAGGAGACCCTCGAGTTCGCACTCGAGTCCTCGGAGGCGACTCACCCCAACGAGTACATGGGGTTTCTCCGAGGAACTGAGGCGAGCCGACTCGGGCTCGAGACGGACGGACTCGTCATCACGGACGTGCTGGTCGTGCCTGGAACCGAGGCCAACAGCGTCAGTGCAACCGTCAGAACGAGCCAGATTCCGAACGACGTGAAGGCGTTGGGAAGCATCCACTCCCATCCGAACGGCGTGATCAGCCCGAGTAGCGCCGACTTGGAGACGTTCGGACGCGGGAGCGTCCACATCATCATCGGCGCACCGTACCGACGAGGCGACTGGCAGGCGTTTGACTCCCAGGGACAGCCAACACAGCTCAACGTGATCGACGTCTCCCTGCCCGACACCGACGAGTTCTTCGACTTTACCCAGGCCGATATCGACGAGGATCTCCGATGA
- a CDS encoding A/G-specific adenine glycosylase, with protein MDGVEDGTLRDESESEWSLPDDLNAVREALIAWYEADHREFPWRQTDDPYAILVCEVMSQQTQLDRVEEAWGAFLERWPTTAELAAADRADVVGFWTDHSLGYNNRAKYLHEAATQVEVEYDGSFPETPSELQELMGVGPYTANAVASFAFNAGDAVVDTNVERVCYRAFDVPDDDAAFERAANELLPTGESRVWNNAIMELGGVVCGTRPRCEEAGCPWREWCGAYATGDFTAPDVPTQPKFEGSRRQFRGRVIATLREYDELEIDTLGHRIRVDYAPDGEHGREWLGGILRDLESDGLLSLTDGEDGLVASLRR; from the coding sequence ATGGATGGGGTCGAGGATGGTACCCTCCGGGACGAGAGCGAGTCCGAGTGGTCTCTGCCCGACGATCTGAACGCGGTGCGCGAGGCGCTGATCGCGTGGTACGAGGCCGACCACCGGGAGTTTCCCTGGCGACAAACCGACGATCCCTACGCCATTCTCGTCTGTGAGGTGATGAGCCAGCAGACCCAACTCGACCGCGTCGAGGAGGCCTGGGGTGCGTTCCTCGAGCGGTGGCCGACGACCGCCGAGCTGGCGGCGGCCGACCGGGCCGACGTCGTCGGCTTCTGGACCGATCACAGCCTGGGGTACAACAATCGGGCGAAGTACCTCCACGAGGCCGCCACACAGGTGGAAGTCGAGTACGATGGGTCTTTCCCGGAAACGCCGTCGGAACTGCAGGAGCTGATGGGCGTCGGTCCCTACACCGCTAACGCCGTCGCAAGCTTCGCGTTCAACGCCGGCGACGCCGTCGTCGACACCAACGTCGAGCGCGTCTGCTACCGCGCGTTCGACGTGCCCGACGACGACGCGGCGTTCGAGCGCGCCGCGAACGAGCTTCTGCCGACCGGCGAGTCGCGGGTCTGGAACAACGCGATCATGGAGCTGGGCGGCGTCGTCTGTGGGACACGTCCGCGCTGTGAGGAGGCGGGCTGCCCGTGGCGCGAGTGGTGTGGTGCCTACGCGACGGGCGACTTTACCGCACCGGACGTGCCGACCCAGCCGAAATTCGAGGGCAGTCGGCGCCAGTTTCGGGGTCGGGTGATCGCTACTTTACGCGAGTACGACGAACTCGAAATCGACACGCTCGGCCACCGGATCCGGGTCGACTACGCGCCGGACGGTGAGCACGGACGGGAGTGGCTCGGTGGCATCCTCCGTGATCTCGAGTCGGACGGACTCCTCTCTCTCACAGACGGCGAGGACGGGCTGGTCGCCAGCCTTCGGCGCTGA
- a CDS encoding DUF1080 domain-containing protein, with product MNEPTDNQSLSAERRRILQSVGGLGIAGLAGCLGDDDEENGDDANGDDADDPNGNGEDNPWDEYDAPDDTPESVVPGSSPLNVGAEAPEDATILWDGENATLDDWVAFDSGGEPAEWDEHDDYFEVDLGTGDISTEEELGDCHVHVEYRVPEEYEGFVDIDEGGDGQGPGNSGVFLMETYEVQVLQSYNNPTYPSGYSGSFYTAGAGEGGAVPKVLPANPPGEWNAFDIIWRNPRFNEDNELERYPQLTVFWNGVAVVNHYDVPGPNWWVDVFEDEFDNDTNPHPMDDDGNFLDEAPLRLQDHGADYDECHFRNIWFRDLPESPVEDGDDDLPYYESTRGVWEERDEYDGHEDSWDPDHPDQPDQIEPGTESGAAPEDADVLIDGEETLAAGDGDWESGEEYGDCQVHVEWQADADADAMGPWRSNSGLQIGDYEIQIVDTDDNPVEAEEWAGAYTDQVGPDWDAVTESGEWQSMDVIFQGPGDDQDAQATVFVNGVIVQARLLIDEANVDADHGDMEIRLAEPPEDGSDVHFRNTWARSLIH from the coding sequence GTGAACGAACCAACAGACAACCAGTCGCTATCGGCTGAACGACGACGCATCCTCCAATCCGTTGGCGGACTCGGTATCGCAGGCCTCGCCGGCTGTCTCGGTGACGACGACGAGGAGAACGGTGACGACGCAAACGGCGACGACGCCGACGATCCGAACGGCAACGGCGAAGACAACCCGTGGGACGAGTACGACGCGCCCGACGACACGCCGGAGAGTGTCGTCCCCGGCTCGAGCCCGCTTAATGTCGGCGCTGAGGCACCCGAGGACGCGACGATCCTCTGGGACGGCGAGAACGCTACGTTAGACGACTGGGTAGCCTTCGACAGCGGCGGCGAACCCGCCGAGTGGGACGAACACGACGACTACTTCGAAGTCGACCTCGGTACCGGTGACATCAGCACCGAAGAAGAACTCGGAGACTGTCACGTCCACGTCGAGTACCGTGTCCCCGAAGAGTACGAAGGGTTCGTCGACATCGACGAAGGTGGCGACGGTCAGGGGCCAGGTAACAGTGGCGTCTTCCTGATGGAGACCTACGAGGTACAGGTCCTCCAGAGCTACAACAACCCAACGTATCCGTCGGGCTACTCCGGGTCGTTCTACACTGCCGGTGCTGGAGAGGGCGGTGCTGTGCCGAAAGTGCTTCCGGCCAACCCACCAGGCGAGTGGAACGCCTTCGACATCATCTGGCGGAACCCGCGTTTCAACGAGGACAACGAACTGGAACGCTACCCACAGCTGACGGTGTTCTGGAACGGCGTGGCTGTCGTCAATCACTACGACGTGCCAGGTCCGAACTGGTGGGTCGACGTGTTCGAAGACGAGTTCGACAACGACACGAACCCCCATCCGATGGACGACGACGGGAACTTCCTGGATGAGGCGCCACTGCGCCTGCAAGACCACGGCGCCGACTACGACGAGTGTCACTTCCGGAACATCTGGTTCCGCGACCTGCCCGAGTCGCCCGTCGAGGACGGAGACGACGACCTGCCCTACTACGAGAGCACGCGGGGCGTCTGGGAAGAGCGAGACGAGTACGACGGCCACGAGGACTCGTGGGATCCGGACCACCCCGACCAGCCCGATCAGATCGAGCCAGGCACAGAGTCCGGCGCCGCGCCCGAAGACGCCGACGTGCTGATCGACGGCGAGGAGACGCTCGCTGCCGGCGACGGCGACTGGGAGAGCGGCGAGGAGTACGGCGACTGCCAGGTCCACGTCGAGTGGCAGGCCGACGCCGACGCCGACGCGATGGGACCGTGGCGAAGCAACAGCGGCCTCCAGATCGGCGACTACGAGATCCAGATCGTAGACACCGACGACAACCCCGTCGAGGCAGAAGAGTGGGCCGGCGCCTACACCGACCAGGTCGGCCCCGACTGGGACGCCGTCACCGAATCCGGTGAGTGGCAGTCCATGGATGTCATCTTCCAGGGGCCCGGCGACGACCAGGACGCGCAGGCGACCGTTTTCGTCAACGGCGTCATCGTCCAGGCGCGACTCCTCATCGACGAGGCGAACGTCGACGCAGATCACGGAGATATGGAGATCCGGCTGGCCGAGCCACCCGAGGACGGCAGCGACGTCCACTTCCGCAACACCTGGGCTCGCTCGCTGATCCACTGA